Proteins from a genomic interval of Pseudophryne corroboree isolate aPseCor3 chromosome 4, aPseCor3.hap2, whole genome shotgun sequence:
- the LOC134909085 gene encoding C-C motif chemokine 20-like — MAASRNLAVSLVLIFIVLVTASQAFGMFSCCVRYTPKKLSLKAIENFYTQDSRGVCNIDAVIFTVRRPCKSKNKAPIQVCADPTQIWVQRIMAHFENPTKLRKLKNQHKKCKRQRKTYG, encoded by the exons ATGGCTGCAAGCAGGAACCTGGCTGTGTCCCTTGTCCTCATCTTCATTGTACTTGTGACTGCTTCACAAG CATTTGGGATGTTCAGTTGCTGCGTCCGTTACACTCCTAAGAAGCTCAGTCTGAAAGCAATTGAAAACTTCTACACGCAAGATTCCAGGGGGGTCTGTAACATTGATGCTGTGAT TTTCACAGTCCGGCGTCCTTGTAAATCGAAAAATAAAGCTCCAATCCAAGTGTGCGCAGACCCCACACAGATATGGGTTCAACGCATCATGGCACATTT TGAAAATCCTACCAAGCTCCGGAAAttgaagaatcaacataagaaatgCAAACGTCAGAGAAAAACGTATGGTTAA